Proteins encoded within one genomic window of Spirochaeta cellobiosiphila DSM 17781:
- a CDS encoding OB-fold-containig protein has product MTLFSFIQLPGNGPFLFALIGLLIFAVVEVVSTFIGASISEFVDDILPDIDIDPDIEADIDTPILVLDWLNLGKVPFLVLLVIILFSFSVSGLSIQLISFSLRDALFNSLLASVISLIPTVLFTHYLGRLVHKLIPQTLTTAIDLESLVGKAGEITIGTAKKGMPAEAKVIDQFGKTHYVRVAPMDDNESYPSKTQIVLIEYSNGVFSCEKLEI; this is encoded by the coding sequence ATGACTCTGTTTAGTTTTATCCAATTACCTGGTAATGGGCCATTTCTGTTCGCATTAATTGGATTATTAATCTTTGCTGTTGTTGAAGTGGTTTCTACCTTTATCGGTGCCTCCATATCTGAGTTTGTTGATGACATTCTGCCTGATATAGATATTGATCCAGATATCGAAGCAGATATTGACACTCCTATTCTAGTCTTAGATTGGCTGAATCTTGGTAAGGTTCCTTTTTTGGTGCTTCTTGTCATCATTTTATTTTCCTTCTCCGTATCTGGGTTATCCATCCAATTGATCTCTTTTAGTTTGAGAGATGCCTTATTCAACTCTTTACTAGCCTCTGTCATTAGTCTGATTCCTACAGTCTTGTTCACTCATTATCTGGGACGATTAGTTCATAAGCTTATTCCTCAGACATTAACAACGGCCATAGATTTAGAAAGCTTGGTGGGCAAAGCAGGGGAGATCACTATTGGAACGGCCAAAAAGGGAATGCCCGCTGAAGCGAAGGTCATTGATCAATTTGGCAAAACCCATTATGTCAGAGTGGCTCCCATGGATGATAATGAAAGTTATCCTTCCAAAACACAAATCGTTTTAATTGAATATTCAAATGGTGTATTTAGCTGTGAGAAGCTAGAAATATAA
- a CDS encoding aminotransferase class V-fold PLP-dependent enzyme: MACPCKIQKDLIKTSHVFDPVRETYLDYNATTAPDRALLALYQNLSLSHWGHPMSPHGAGSSAYEIETLARKRIGEYFDLDDSCFFQVNSGTEGIYWAIHLLHKELNNAVFYLSKGCHPCVEQALNEQDIDFTLLDIDSQGQTILPDLELTSIPIVIYSPVNHETGGIDCCSQIYDWATQKGGLVLADAVQALARLNEKEWLMYCHLFVISGHKIHTPKGVALVGGSWIKNHQDNLPHLGTNPVLLRVLSEGLYLHKSRRLEMNDQLSMQTKEIQSMWQNDNLPLVNLTPDHHVPGVLLLGLSIPCDMEKLFMFMAKHRISLSRFCACQGTIKGESTILKEMGVNNDLANQSLRLSGGYKTKRGDWLNFTSALKRFL; the protein is encoded by the coding sequence ATGGCATGTCCTTGTAAGATACAAAAAGATCTCATAAAAACTTCCCATGTATTTGATCCTGTCAGGGAAACCTATCTGGATTACAATGCCACGACAGCTCCAGATAGAGCCCTTTTAGCTTTATACCAAAATCTCTCCCTTAGTCATTGGGGACATCCCATGAGTCCCCACGGAGCCGGAAGTTCCGCTTATGAAATAGAGACACTGGCAAGGAAGCGGATAGGTGAATATTTTGATCTTGATGATAGTTGTTTTTTCCAGGTCAATAGTGGAACAGAAGGGATATATTGGGCTATTCACCTCCTTCATAAAGAATTAAACAACGCAGTTTTCTACCTATCCAAAGGCTGTCATCCCTGTGTGGAACAAGCTTTGAATGAACAAGATATTGATTTTACATTATTGGATATCGACTCCCAGGGACAGACCATCCTCCCAGACCTAGAGTTAACAAGCATACCCATAGTCATCTATTCTCCAGTTAATCATGAAACAGGGGGTATAGATTGTTGTTCACAGATTTACGATTGGGCGACCCAAAAAGGAGGATTAGTATTAGCTGATGCTGTCCAGGCGTTAGCAAGACTAAATGAAAAAGAATGGCTAATGTATTGTCATCTCTTTGTCATAAGTGGACATAAAATTCATACACCCAAAGGAGTTGCCCTTGTGGGAGGTTCCTGGATCAAGAACCACCAGGATAATCTTCCTCATTTGGGAACCAACCCTGTTTTACTAAGGGTTCTATCAGAAGGACTCTATCTTCATAAAAGTAGAAGGTTGGAGATGAATGATCAACTCAGCATGCAAACCAAGGAAATCCAGTCAATGTGGCAGAATGACAATCTCCCCCTTGTTAATTTAACCCCGGATCATCATGTCCCGGGAGTTTTACTATTAGGGCTAAGTATTCCCTGTGATATGGAAAAATTATTTATGTTTATGGCAAAACACCGTATTTCCCTTTCCCGTTTCTGTGCCTGTCAGGGAACGATAAAAGGAGAAAGCACAATACTGAAAGAAATGGGAGTTAATAATGATCTGGCAAATCAAAGCCTGCGTTTATCAGGTGGATACAAGACGAAAAGAGGAGATTGGTTAAACTTCACCTCCGCTCTTAAGCGATTCCTCTGA
- a CDS encoding diguanylate cyclase has protein sequence MLNIEIDQKKEVLGYFSLVITLFLFIFILIEVSLERFFMANFLLALLFITLINHLIFKRIKSVKLMSYLITLPCFVFALVLYSDGGIDQSGIIWGFFIPFFAYYLHGPHMGSALSILYLLGQWTIYFYFQNHYLSFPYSLPMIAVSGAAYFIMCSFMLVFKMTSLRSNAHVEILHKKLEALSFTDELTGAANRRELIKSMQHELNRFHRNQSPVSLLMIDLDHFKNINDNYGHMKGDSILKHLSETCQEGLRSLDIWARYGGEEFCALLPDTSLLEAAAMAERLRKTVLSYPFEDIMVTISIGVATAELGDAPTTLIDRADKGLYDAKRQGRNRVCLSEESLKSGGEV, from the coding sequence ATGCTGAATATTGAGATAGATCAGAAGAAAGAAGTACTCGGCTACTTCTCATTAGTCATAACCTTGTTTCTTTTTATTTTTATTTTGATAGAAGTTTCTTTAGAACGGTTCTTTATGGCTAACTTTCTGTTGGCTCTCCTTTTTATAACCCTTATCAATCATTTGATATTCAAGAGGATTAAAAGTGTTAAGCTGATGTCTTACTTGATAACTTTACCTTGTTTTGTTTTTGCCTTAGTTTTGTATAGTGATGGAGGTATTGATCAGTCTGGTATCATTTGGGGTTTCTTTATTCCTTTTTTTGCTTATTATCTTCACGGTCCTCATATGGGAAGTGCCCTTTCCATTTTATATTTGCTGGGACAGTGGACGATTTATTTTTATTTTCAGAATCATTATCTGAGTTTTCCTTATTCCCTTCCCATGATAGCGGTATCCGGAGCTGCTTATTTTATAATGTGCAGCTTCATGCTTGTTTTTAAAATGACTAGCTTAAGATCCAATGCGCATGTGGAAATCCTCCATAAGAAGTTGGAGGCTTTGTCCTTTACGGATGAATTAACCGGTGCGGCTAATAGAAGAGAGCTTATCAAAAGTATGCAACATGAATTAAATCGATTTCATAGGAATCAATCCCCTGTGTCTTTGTTGATGATAGATCTGGATCATTTTAAAAACATTAATGATAACTATGGGCATATGAAGGGAGATTCTATTCTCAAACATCTGTCCGAGACCTGCCAGGAGGGATTGCGATCCTTAGACATATGGGCCCGCTATGGGGGGGAGGAGTTTTGTGCCTTACTGCCTGATACTTCTCTATTGGAAGCGGCTGCGATGGCTGAGCGTTTAAGAAAGACTGTCCTGTCCTATCCCTTCGAAGATATAATGGTAACGATAAGTATTGGTGTGGCTACCGCTGAACTCGGAGATGCCCCAACTACATTAATTGATAGGGCTGATAAAGGGCTTTATGATGCTAAGAGACAAGGACGGAATCGCGTTTGTTTATCAGAGGAATCGCTTAAGAGCGGAGGTGAAGTTTAA
- the cobU gene encoding bifunctional adenosylcobinamide kinase/adenosylcobinamide-phosphate guanylyltransferase: MIELILGGTKTGKTSYAINQAKQTSIPGNKVLYIATATHTDKEMTRRIRKHQESRPQDWSTWEEPTRIAENLIEKIQAYDAAILDCMTLLMTNWLMEEGEDPDPLTAEKNILTKVNKLLAEAKQVPIPIYIISNQVEVGLHSPYSLGRLFQDLAGVTHQRIAQQAQKVVVMHAGLPLVLKA, from the coding sequence ATGATTGAACTAATCCTCGGAGGGACAAAAACAGGGAAAACCTCCTATGCCATTAATCAGGCCAAACAAACCAGCATCCCCGGCAACAAAGTTCTTTATATAGCAACAGCTACCCATACTGACAAGGAAATGACAAGACGCATCAGAAAACATCAAGAAAGCCGACCTCAGGATTGGTCAACATGGGAAGAACCAACCCGAATAGCCGAGAATCTTATAGAGAAAATACAAGCCTATGATGCGGCCATACTAGATTGCATGACACTTCTGATGACTAATTGGCTAATGGAGGAAGGAGAAGACCCCGATCCGCTTACAGCAGAAAAGAACATTCTTACAAAAGTAAATAAGCTCCTGGCAGAAGCAAAACAGGTCCCCATACCAATTTATATTATTAGTAATCAAGTGGAAGTTGGTTTACACAGTCCTTATTCACTTGGAAGATTGTTTCAAGACTTAGCCGGTGTGACACACCAACGGATAGCGCAACAGGCACAAAAAGTAGTCGTTATGCACGCGGGACTTCCACTGGTCTTAAAGGCTTAG
- a CDS encoding sensor histidine kinase, which yields MIRNRNTLTRIYLLTPIIPIVYIIIMMITFITSLQVNTSTDNKEIIAPRYLIKPLSDVLYEKDTTSDLLPGLLYVATLDGMVYANKLGYPIPDLLSDVDLGKRYFEEGSFSGILITKFKFKGVDGVCFFDLDYLPLYLRSGVKDAIFNILFLVSSIMLIMGFRVLKRMKRTTEALVSASSLIADGNFDIPHIPLSYNEIDPVVFAFKNMSKDLKAKKAMEKRFMMSITHDLKTPLTSIRGYLEAFKDGLITEEEDIKKTAAMMLTKAATLETRIQESIEYSRNGYNQSSSHLCRIKPLLQNLLPALQDDSHARDRDFQYKILMDDVMVSGVDSQYQRILENLFDNACRYSHKGDQILFSAFQENKVVLLKMEDSGIGIKEENLDKVFQLFYREDNGRNARGMGIGLAMVKNMLDMAGGRIRCYKSSLGGSCFEITLPIVEESDIYPHNYRNDSKAIHSSS from the coding sequence ATGATTAGAAATCGTAATACCCTTACTCGTATTTATCTTTTAACACCGATCATTCCTATCGTGTATATCATTATAATGATGATTACTTTTATCACCTCCCTTCAAGTGAATACTTCCACGGATAATAAGGAGATCATTGCCCCTCGTTATTTGATTAAGCCTTTGTCTGATGTTCTGTATGAAAAGGATACTACCTCTGATTTACTGCCTGGTTTGCTATATGTAGCGACACTTGATGGAATGGTCTATGCTAATAAGTTAGGTTATCCCATTCCCGATTTATTATCGGATGTGGATTTGGGTAAAAGGTACTTTGAAGAAGGTTCCTTCTCTGGAATACTTATCACCAAGTTTAAGTTCAAAGGTGTGGATGGGGTATGTTTCTTTGACCTGGATTACTTACCTCTTTATCTTAGAAGCGGTGTCAAAGATGCGATTTTTAACATTCTCTTTCTTGTGTCTTCTATTATGTTAATCATGGGTTTCCGTGTCCTTAAGCGAATGAAAAGAACTACAGAAGCCCTTGTAAGTGCATCCAGCTTAATCGCTGATGGTAACTTTGATATTCCTCATATACCTTTGTCTTATAATGAAATAGATCCCGTTGTATTTGCCTTTAAAAATATGTCAAAGGACCTTAAAGCCAAAAAGGCTATGGAAAAGCGGTTTATGATGTCTATCACTCATGACTTAAAAACTCCTTTAACTAGTATCAGGGGGTATTTGGAAGCCTTTAAGGATGGCTTGATCACAGAGGAAGAGGACATCAAAAAAACAGCCGCCATGATGTTGACCAAAGCAGCGACTTTGGAAACGCGTATACAGGAATCTATTGAGTATAGTCGAAATGGTTATAATCAAAGCAGTAGTCATCTTTGTCGGATAAAACCACTATTACAAAATCTTCTACCCGCTTTACAGGATGACAGCCATGCTCGTGACAGGGATTTTCAATATAAGATACTCATGGATGATGTGATGGTTAGTGGGGTTGATAGCCAGTATCAGAGGATACTTGAGAATCTATTTGATAATGCCTGTCGTTATTCCCATAAAGGGGACCAGATTCTCTTTTCTGCTTTTCAAGAAAACAAAGTTGTGCTATTGAAAATGGAAGACTCGGGTATCGGGATAAAGGAAGAAAATCTGGACAAGGTATTTCAGTTGTTCTATAGAGAGGATAATGGAAGAAACGCTCGTGGTATGGGTATTGGTCTGGCTATGGTAAAGAATATGCTCGATATGGCTGGTGGTCGCATCCGTTGTTATAAATCCTCTCTGGGCGGTTCCTGCTTTGAAATCACCCTTCCTATTGTAGAAGAATCTGATATCTACCCCCATAATTATAGGAATGATTCTAAAGCTATTCATAGTTCCTCATAA
- a CDS encoding response regulator transcription factor yields MKARILIIEDEKEIGDLISLYLKKEGMDTVWCETGEEGLLKLEQEAFDLVALDINLPGIDGFETLQRIRKFSEVSVVIISAREEDVDMLLGFGGGADDYVTKPFSPSVLAARIRAHLKRKNESEKHSEIERVSFGHLTLNFYDKTVHKKGELISLPPRETDLLFYLAESPGKAHTQEEIFKRVWGNEYGEITTVSVHIQRLRKKLEDDPSNPHLIKTRYGAGYYMEGQS; encoded by the coding sequence TTGAAAGCTCGTATTCTGATCATTGAAGACGAAAAGGAGATAGGCGATCTTATCTCCCTTTACTTAAAAAAAGAAGGCATGGACACCGTATGGTGTGAAACCGGTGAGGAAGGTTTACTTAAGCTGGAACAGGAAGCTTTTGATCTTGTTGCTCTGGATATTAACCTTCCCGGGATTGATGGCTTTGAGACTCTCCAAAGGATTAGAAAATTCAGTGAAGTGTCTGTTGTCATCATATCAGCCCGTGAAGAAGATGTGGATATGCTTCTCGGCTTTGGCGGTGGAGCAGATGACTATGTGACAAAACCCTTTAGTCCTTCTGTTTTAGCGGCAAGAATACGAGCGCATTTGAAACGCAAGAATGAAAGTGAAAAACATTCAGAAATTGAACGTGTTTCCTTTGGCCATTTAACTCTTAACTTTTATGATAAGACTGTTCATAAGAAGGGTGAACTGATTTCTCTCCCCCCCCGGGAAACAGATTTGCTCTTCTATTTGGCCGAGTCTCCAGGAAAGGCTCATACTCAGGAAGAAATCTTCAAGAGGGTATGGGGTAATGAATATGGCGAAATAACAACAGTTAGCGTTCACATTCAAAGGCTTCGTAAAAAACTGGAAGATGATCCTTCGAATCCTCATCTTATCAAAACACGATACGGAGCTGGTTATTATATGGAAGGTCAGTCGTAA
- a CDS encoding PG0541 family transporter-associated protein, translating into MKRIEIFMNRAIVDVVLAEVAKEFGEDLKYSLIPDVKGRGFSGPCLGDDVWPELNDIIILYIEDAVVEDLVNHMKSLKKHFPIQGLAMFQVQDAVSLI; encoded by the coding sequence ATGAAAAGAATTGAAATATTCATGAACAGAGCCATTGTTGATGTTGTCCTTGCAGAAGTGGCTAAAGAATTTGGGGAAGACCTTAAGTATTCCCTCATTCCTGATGTTAAAGGGAGGGGCTTTTCCGGCCCCTGTCTAGGGGATGATGTGTGGCCCGAACTAAATGATATCATCATTCTCTACATTGAGGATGCTGTGGTGGAAGATTTAGTTAACCACATGAAGTCTTTGAAAAAACACTTCCCTATCCAGGGGTTGGCTATGTTCCAGGTACAAGATGCAGTTTCTCTCATTTAG
- a CDS encoding efflux RND transporter permease subunit, translated as MSFVERVQQKPLTVLTLFTIVVTVGILMAGSLSVALMPDVSIPVVAVYTIYSGASPEEVENEVIIPLEEGLSSISGLDKLTSTSSENFGLIIMMFESGVDPDDAADDVDAIVKQKKMGFPDDVDDPILWQFDPDALPIMDLTLYGDRPIDELGKLAEDVVKPALERISGVAQVEITGNRDKEVHVDIDKNRLGAYNLSLQMVHNMISQQNLSLNAGTLTSDGKDFILTSKGAFDNLEQIEGTVIHRVNMGQSGQTHEVLIRDIGDVSMGWAEEENEVLINGKEGISLSIVATEEANIVELAKEVKANQDDINAQLPHDVHMEILSDESVQVEQVLNQVINSAIVGVILAVIVLAIFLGRWNSTLIVSLSIPVSIMITIAGLAVAGKTFNILTLGGLLLGVGMIVDGSIVVLENIDKYHKKGILAKTASLIGTREMISPVTGSILTSISVFLPMFVMKKQMGIMGEFFGDLSLTVILSLSSSLLVAVVLIPVLSSITSKDELGAENKKRNPFSAFIDKILEGLQNVYMKALNVTTKHKWKTVLVSLILLVGSFALVPSIGLVFNPETEPDSVILQVTLPTGTSLDTTKQLMSQLQQVVFDEIKGYKSVIATSGGDNAFEGNLKIVLPPLNERITDAESIKNILRKQFDLYPQADFSFTNTSDNMGQSDADIQIRLIGQDLELVTSSADEIVQIIRDNVNGLTEITSSASQGLPEIEFKINRARAYDLGLSTSGIAQELRGQITGLVPTTFKDGEDSLDIVVRLKEADRNSIIDLDNLYVMNSYGEKVAVSNFAELVRSETPAKITREDQVRSINVTANLLPGYAANFVQGKVEAAVAENFETPDGVRIEYGGSFDDISESMRGMLVVMIVAILLVFGVMVSQFESLRAPFIIFLAMPTMFTGVILAFYLTGIPFSLPAMIGVIMLAGIIVNNGIILVDYINLLRKRGEPLHEAIVNAGGSRIRPVLMTTLTTVLAMIPMAFFPGEGAEMLQPLGLTVVGGLTFNTVTTLFVVPALYALFYSRQAALKEIDNEKN; from the coding sequence ATGAGTTTTGTTGAAAGAGTACAGCAAAAACCTCTAACAGTTCTGACTCTCTTTACGATTGTTGTTACTGTCGGAATATTGATGGCCGGTAGCTTATCAGTAGCTTTGATGCCAGATGTCTCTATTCCTGTTGTGGCTGTCTATACAATCTATTCTGGAGCCAGTCCTGAGGAAGTGGAAAATGAAGTGATCATTCCTCTAGAGGAAGGTCTTAGTTCTATATCCGGTTTGGACAAACTTACGTCTACTTCGTCTGAAAACTTCGGGTTGATTATCATGATGTTTGAGTCTGGTGTTGATCCGGATGATGCCGCAGATGATGTGGATGCCATTGTTAAACAAAAAAAGATGGGCTTTCCAGATGATGTGGATGATCCTATTCTCTGGCAATTCGATCCGGATGCCCTCCCTATCATGGATTTAACTTTATATGGAGACCGGCCTATAGATGAATTAGGTAAACTGGCAGAGGACGTTGTTAAGCCCGCACTTGAACGTATCTCCGGTGTAGCCCAGGTTGAAATTACTGGTAACAGAGATAAAGAAGTTCATGTTGATATCGATAAGAACCGTCTTGGGGCTTATAATCTGAGCCTTCAAATGGTTCATAACATGATATCCCAACAGAATTTGAGCCTCAATGCAGGAACCTTAACTTCAGATGGAAAGGATTTTATACTTACATCAAAAGGTGCTTTTGATAATCTGGAACAAATCGAAGGAACTGTTATCCATCGTGTTAATATGGGGCAGTCTGGTCAGACTCATGAAGTTCTCATCCGTGATATCGGTGACGTATCAATGGGATGGGCTGAAGAAGAAAATGAAGTTCTTATTAATGGTAAAGAAGGGATCTCCCTTAGTATAGTGGCTACTGAAGAGGCCAATATTGTAGAATTAGCTAAAGAAGTAAAAGCTAATCAAGATGATATTAACGCCCAATTACCTCATGATGTTCATATGGAAATCTTAAGTGATGAATCTGTACAAGTTGAACAGGTCCTTAATCAGGTTATTAATTCAGCTATTGTAGGGGTTATTTTAGCTGTTATCGTATTGGCTATCTTCTTAGGGCGTTGGAACTCAACCTTAATCGTTTCCCTGTCCATTCCTGTATCGATTATGATAACCATTGCTGGTTTGGCCGTTGCCGGTAAGACTTTTAATATCTTAACCTTGGGAGGTCTGCTTCTAGGTGTTGGTATGATTGTTGATGGTTCTATTGTTGTCCTGGAAAATATAGACAAATACCATAAGAAAGGAATCTTGGCCAAGACCGCTTCTCTTATAGGTACAAGAGAAATGATTAGTCCTGTAACAGGATCGATTTTAACTTCTATCTCTGTATTCCTTCCTATGTTTGTTATGAAAAAACAAATGGGTATAATGGGAGAATTCTTCGGAGATCTTAGTTTAACAGTTATTCTGTCCCTGTCTTCTTCATTATTGGTTGCTGTGGTCCTTATTCCCGTTCTTAGCAGCATAACCTCCAAGGATGAGTTAGGTGCAGAAAATAAGAAAAGAAATCCTTTCAGTGCTTTTATAGATAAAATATTAGAGGGCTTACAGAATGTTTATATGAAAGCGCTCAATGTGACAACAAAGCATAAGTGGAAAACAGTTTTAGTCTCTTTAATTCTATTGGTTGGTTCTTTTGCCTTAGTTCCTTCTATTGGACTAGTGTTTAATCCTGAAACTGAACCTGATAGTGTTATATTGCAAGTTACTCTACCAACGGGAACCTCTTTAGATACAACAAAACAACTTATGAGCCAACTTCAACAGGTTGTCTTTGATGAGATAAAGGGGTACAAATCCGTCATTGCTACTTCCGGTGGGGACAATGCCTTTGAAGGTAATTTAAAGATTGTTCTTCCCCCTCTTAATGAAAGAATTACTGATGCAGAATCCATTAAAAATATCTTAAGAAAACAATTTGATTTGTATCCTCAAGCAGACTTCAGTTTTACCAACACCAGTGATAACATGGGTCAGTCAGATGCGGATATTCAGATTCGTCTTATTGGACAGGATCTGGAATTGGTAACTAGTTCTGCTGATGAAATCGTTCAAATCATTAGAGATAATGTTAATGGATTAACAGAAATTACTTCCAGTGCTTCCCAGGGATTACCTGAAATCGAGTTCAAAATTAACAGAGCTAGAGCTTATGATCTGGGACTTAGTACTTCTGGTATTGCCCAAGAATTAAGAGGCCAAATTACAGGATTGGTTCCTACTACCTTTAAAGATGGTGAAGATTCTCTTGATATCGTTGTACGACTAAAAGAAGCAGATCGTAATTCCATTATTGATTTGGACAACCTTTATGTTATGAACTCTTATGGAGAAAAAGTCGCTGTCTCTAACTTTGCAGAATTAGTGCGAAGTGAGACCCCTGCCAAGATCACCCGTGAGGATCAAGTTCGGTCCATCAATGTTACTGCTAACTTATTGCCTGGATATGCAGCAAACTTTGTACAGGGAAAAGTAGAAGCGGCTGTCGCCGAGAACTTTGAAACTCCAGATGGCGTCAGGATTGAATATGGTGGATCATTTGATGATATTAGTGAATCCATGAGAGGGATGCTTGTCGTAATGATCGTCGCCATTCTTTTGGTGTTTGGCGTTATGGTAAGTCAGTTTGAAAGCTTGAGAGCTCCTTTTATTATCTTTTTGGCCATGCCTACCATGTTTACCGGTGTTATTCTGGCTTTCTACCTTACAGGAATTCCCTTCAGTCTTCCTGCTATGATCGGGGTGATTATGCTAGCTGGTATCATTGTAAATAACGGTATCATTCTAGTGGATTATATTAACCTGTTGAGAAAAAGAGGTGAACCTCTTCATGAGGCCATAGTAAATGCAGGAGGAAGTCGAATACGACCTGTTTTGATGACTACCTTAACGACTGTACTGGCTATGATACCTATGGCTTTCTTTCCAGGGGAAGGGGCTGAAATGTTGCAACCTTTGGGACTAACCGTAGTTGGTGGTCTTACATTTAACACAGTAACAACTCTCTTTGTTGTTCCCGCTTTATATGCCCTTTTCTACAGTAGGCAAGCCGCTCTAAAGGAGATAGATAATGAAAAGAATTGA
- a CDS encoding efflux RND transporter periplasmic adaptor subunit: MKKQLLIALTIASLVMVSCKPKDVQEETKNEVPAIKVRTTDVVRGPIQDWIALFGDVQAKSTISVMPDTSGKIHAIYVSVGDYVRKGQKIADIDPSRPGLNYSLSPVNSPITGTVTSVTGEEGAMTSPQSALAKVGILDNLEIELQVPEKYVFRLSPGREGVVTTDALPGFSQRVQISEISPVINPLSRTATVKLKLIDNQGKLKPGMYVDIRLLSQSKEDVVITSEKALLQRDEDTYVYKITDGKAELVKVDIGIRSEGKAEIVSGLSEGDKVITSGKNLLYNGAPISVMSEEVL; encoded by the coding sequence ATGAAAAAGCAATTGTTGATAGCATTGACCATAGCATCCTTAGTTATGGTGAGTTGTAAACCAAAGGATGTCCAAGAAGAAACAAAAAATGAAGTTCCTGCCATTAAGGTAAGAACCACTGATGTAGTGAGAGGACCCATTCAAGATTGGATTGCCCTCTTTGGTGATGTGCAAGCCAAAAGTACCATTTCTGTTATGCCTGATACTTCTGGTAAGATCCATGCGATATACGTTAGTGTAGGAGATTATGTTCGTAAGGGGCAAAAGATTGCAGATATCGATCCTTCCCGTCCCGGTCTTAATTACTCTTTAAGTCCTGTTAATTCTCCCATAACTGGTACAGTTACTTCTGTAACAGGAGAAGAGGGTGCCATGACATCTCCTCAATCAGCATTGGCTAAGGTTGGCATCCTGGATAATCTGGAGATCGAACTACAGGTGCCTGAGAAATACGTTTTCCGTTTATCTCCCGGTCGTGAAGGGGTTGTCACTACAGACGCACTCCCAGGTTTCTCCCAGAGAGTACAGATTAGTGAAATATCCCCTGTTATTAATCCCTTGTCCAGAACAGCTACTGTGAAGCTTAAGTTAATCGATAATCAAGGTAAGTTAAAACCGGGAATGTATGTTGATATACGTTTATTGTCCCAATCCAAAGAAGATGTTGTTATCACTTCAGAAAAAGCTCTCTTACAGAGAGATGAAGATACTTATGTGTACAAAATCACCGACGGTAAAGCTGAGTTGGTTAAGGTCGACATAGGAATTAGATCTGAAGGAAAAGCGGAAATTGTATCCGGACTAAGTGAAGGGGATAAGGTTATCACTTCTGGAAAGAACCTTTTATATAATGGTGCTCCTATTTCTGTCATGTCAGAGGAAGTCCTATGA